Proteins from one bacterium genomic window:
- a CDS encoding dihydrofolate reductase family protein: MGDRPYTYLNMIATLDGKAVVGGAGTTWTVGSDTDHALFKWLRRSCDAVISGAASLAADEMPYPRVSEAERERRVAAGLRPVPLWVVVSGRANLPPDLRLLREGGEDVLVVVSEQAPAERVAALEARARVLRLGQASVPMRALVELLAARFGVRRLYCIGGPTLNAAMLEAGVLDELFMTLAPKIQGGAGQATMIEGAPYPPTALKSAKLLSVYAAGDELFMRYALSEAAKESRG; this comes from the coding sequence GTGGGCGATCGCCCCTACACCTACCTCAACATGATCGCGACCCTCGACGGCAAAGCGGTCGTGGGGGGGGCGGGTACCACCTGGACCGTCGGCAGCGATACGGACCATGCCCTCTTCAAGTGGCTGCGCCGCTCGTGCGATGCGGTCATCTCGGGGGCTGCGAGCCTTGCTGCCGACGAGATGCCCTACCCGCGGGTCAGCGAGGCGGAGCGCGAACGGCGCGTGGCGGCGGGCCTAAGGCCTGTGCCCTTGTGGGTCGTCGTGAGCGGCCGTGCCAACCTGCCGCCCGACTTGCGCCTCTTGCGCGAGGGCGGCGAGGACGTCCTGGTGGTGGTGAGCGAACAAGCGCCCGCCGAGCGGGTCGCAGCCCTCGAAGCCAGGGCGAGGGTACTCAGGCTTGGGCAGGCATCAGTGCCCATGCGCGCGTTGGTCGAGCTGCTCGCCGCGCGCTTCGGGGTGCGCCGCCTCTACTGCATCGGGGGGCCCACCCTCAACGCCGCCATGCTCGAGGCGGGAGTCCTCGACGAGCTGTTCATGACCCTGGCGCCCAAGATCCAGGGGGGAGCGGGCCAGGCGACAATGATCGAGGGCGCTCCCTATCCCCCGACGGCCCTCAAGTCGGCCAAGCTGCTCTCGGTCTACGCAGCGGGAGACGAGCTCTTCATGCGCTACGCGCTGAGCGAGGCGGCCAAAGAGAGCCGGGGCTGA